The Borrelia sp. HM sequence AACAGTAACTGGACAACTGCATGGTGAAGCTTATGCAATGGCTTTATCAAAAATATATACATTTGGCCCAACCTTTAGAGCAGAAAATTCTAATACAACACGCCATGCATCAGAATTTTGGATGATCGAACCTGAAATGGCCTTTTTTACACTTGAAGACAATATAACTTTAGCAGAAGATTTCCTTAAATATATTTTACGAGAAACTTTAAATAATTGCAGCCAGGATATGGAATTTTTTGATAATTTTATTGAAAAAGGTCTAATAAAAAAAATTGAGAACGTAATAAACTCCAATTTTGAAGTCATTACCTATACCCAAGCCATTAAAAGACTTGAAAATGCAACAAAACAATTTGAAATAAGGCCTTACTGGGGAATGGATTTACAAACAGAACATGAAAGATATTTAACAGAAGAAATTATCAAAAAACCTACTATAGTAATTGATTATCCAAAAAAATTTAAAGCATTTTACATGAAAATAAATGAAGACAATCAAACTGTTAAAGGAATGGACATACTAGTTCCACGCATTGGAGAAATCATTGGAGGAAGTGAAAGAGAAGATAATTTAGAAAAATTGAATCAAAGAATAAAAGAACTAAACTTAGAAGTAGAAACTCTTAATTGGTATTTAGATTTAAGGAGATTTGGGTCAACTCCTCACTCTGGATTTGGACTTGGACTTGAAAGACTAATACAATACACAACAGGAATAGCTAATATTAGAGATGTTATTCCATTTCCAAGAACCCCTAAAACTCTTTATTTCTAATAGAGAGTTTAGGAGGAAACAAATGCAAATTAAAATTTTATGTAAAATACTATTAATGTCATCAACATTAATGTTATTTTCAAATAATGAACAATTAGATAATAATTTAAAACCAGTTTTAAACGTAGAAGAAGAACTCATAAATAACAAATCAAACTACAACAAATATAATAGCAAAGAAAAAACTAAGATTAATAAATCTAGTACTATAAAATATCCAGAAAAAAAAGAAAAAATTCACAGTCTCAAGGCTATAAATAAAAAATATCAAAATCTTAAAACTAATAAAAAACAAAATAATAAAAAGTATAGGAATAATATCCTAGCAATCAAGAAATCAAGTAAAATAAATTATCCTAAAAAAACATCGCATTCAAAAAAAAATATATGGTATAACATCAAAATTTATCCAACTAATGAACAAGATACATTCACAAGATTAAAAGAAATAAATAATATCAATAAACAAATTAAAACAAATTTTGCTTTAATTGGACCAATTTTAGAAAACAATTTAGATGAAATAACAAAATCATTAAAAATCATAGGATATGATGAACTAGAATACATAAAAATTAATGCAAACTAAAGTTTTTTGACAAAAATTTCAAAATATCATTTAACTCATCATCTAAATTGGTAAAACTAAGTTTGTACTCATTTTCTGTTAAATCTATTAACTCATGATTGCTATAATGTATCCAAGTGTTTATATCATCTTCTGTTGAATATTTATTAACATAATAATCTGGCTTACAATCCACACATCTACGATCTTTATAATCATAAACAGCAATCTTAACATTTTTACTATCTATGCCTCTTTTTAAGACTTCATCTCGCAAATAGATAATAGTACGTCCAGTATCAAAAATATCATCAACAAATAACACCTTATCTCCTGCTCTTAAATATTTTGGATCATAAGTCCATCCATCTATCATTATTTCTTTTTGATGATTTGAAACATCATAAGACCTTGCAACAACCGCAGCATAAAGAAGAGGTTTTTCTAGCTTAATAAACTTAAAAAATTCGCTAATAATATTGCCAAGATAAGCACCACCTCTTAAAGAGACATACATAATATCAGGAATAAATCCATCTTTATAAATTTTATAAGCAAGTTTAAGACCGTTTATTCTTATCTCTTCATAAGAAATAAATTTTTTCATCTAAATAGTACTCCCCAAAAACATCAAAATTAAATGAACACTTACACTAACTAAATGTTGGTTAAACATAATCAACACTAATTCTTCCTAAAAAACATTTAAATTTTAAGCTTAAAACTAATCCTCCCCACCTGAGAAGCTTTAAACAAATTAAAAATCAAATATACATTTGATTAAATGAATTGAGATATTTAATCTAATAAAACTTATGTGATTAAATATCTCAAAAAGCTTAAAGATATACATATCTTTAAGCCATTGTTAAATTTATTTCTAAAAAGAAACTTTCATAGTTTTACCTGCTCTTAAAAGACTATAATTATTCTTTTTCTTAAGCTCAACAGCATCATAAAAATCTCTTATGCTTTTAATGCTATTTGAATTAACAGCCGTAATAACATCACCTGTTAAAATTTGAGGATTTTCACCTAAACTTGAATCAATACTATCTATGACAACTCCATTAATCCAATTTCTCAAACCAAGTTGAATCCTAACTTCATTAGTTAAAGGATAAACAGTAAACCCTGGAATTAATTTTACATTTGGTATAATTCCTTTTTCATTGTTTACCTTAGGTTTAGCACTAAGTTCTATATCAATATCCTTTTTTTCTTTCCCTCTTAAAATTTCAATTTTAATTTTCTCTTGTGCATAAAAATCATTAATATATTGTCTAACATCATAGGAAAAATTCATTTTAACACCATTGATCTTGCTAATTACATCACCTGGTTTAAGACCTGCTATAAAAGCAGATGTCTTCTCATAAATACCTGTAATAACTGCTGCTGAAATAGAATCATCTTCATATCCTAAACTTTTAAGAAATTCTGGGTCCTTATTTTTTCCATAATGCAAAGAAACTCCCATCCAAGCTGACTCAGACTTCTTACCGCTCATTAAAATATCAATAACACTCTTAGCATTATTAATAGGTATAGCAAAACCAAGCCCAACACTACCTCCAGAAGGAGAAGATATCCAAGTATTTATCCCAATCACTTCTCCATTCATATTTACAAGAGGACCACCAGAATTACCGCGATTAATAGCAGCATCTGTTTGAATAAATGAATTTCTTCCCTTCAAATTAGGATTTGCTGAACGATGAAGACCACTTATAATACCAGCAGTAACTGAAAAACTAAAGTTATGAGGATGCCCAACAGCAATCACCCAATCCCCTACCTCAAGTTCATCACTATCACCAAGTTCAGCTACTTTAATATCTGTATCACTAGCTTCAAAACTAATGAGTGCAACATCTTTTTTATCATCCATACCTACTAACTTTGCTTTATAAGTCTTATCAACATAAGTTATAATCTCAAATTCATTAGCATCATCCACAATATGACTGTTTGTAAGAGCATAAAATAAATTAGATTTCTTAGAATCTTTTCCAATAACTACTCCAGAACCAACCCTATGTGTCTTTCTTTCAACATTAAGTCCTGGCATATCGAAAAAAAACAAAAAATTAAAAGGATCTTTAACTTTAGCTATCCCAGTAGCATAGACCGCAACAGTTGATGGCAAAATATTCTTAGATGCACTCTTAAATGATTCTTGAAGAGATTGTACAGCGTGTTTGCCTTTTTCCTGTGCAAAAACAATAGTATTTTTATCAAACCCCAAATAATATATTCCAACAAAAAATCCAGTGGCTAAAGCTAGCAAACTAGCAAAAAATACAGAAATAAAATTTTTCTTCATTTTACACACCTCCATAATATAAACCAAATCGTCTTTTAAATAATACTTAACTAATAATACCTACTAAATTTTGCTTAAAATCAAAGGCTTCCCATCAACAACAGCAACAGTATGCTCAAAATGAACAGAATAGCTAAAATCAGAAGCAAATACCGTCCAACCATCATTCTTAATAGAAACCTTGTGTCCCTTTAAATTTACCATCGGTTCAATTGCTAAAACCATACCTTCTTGAATTCTAATATTCTTAAAAAAAGGCTCATAATAATTGGGTATGCTTGGTTCTTCATGCAAAGCAAAACCGACACCATGCCCTGTATATTCACGAACGATTCCAAAGCCAAATGGTTTAATATAATTTTCTATAGCTCTTGATATATCTAAAATTCGATTACCAACTTTCATTTCAGAAATTCCTTTATAAAGAGAAATCTCCCCCACTTCTAATAATTTATCAACTTCAGAACTTACTTTGCCAATCCTAAAAGTCTTAGCCATATCACTATAAAATCCATTTAAAATAACTCCACAATCAATACTAATAACATCACCCTCTTTTAGTTTTCTTGCACCAGGAATTCCATGAATCACTTCTTCATTTACAGAAGCACAAATAGTTCCCCTAAATCCATTATATCCTTTAAAAGCAGATTTGCCTCCATTTTTAGTAATAAAATCACTAGCAATTTTATCAAGCGCCATTGTACTAATTCCAGGCACAATATTTTTTTCAATTTCTAAAAAAGTCTGAGCTAAAAGTACTGCTGATGCTCTGATTTTATTAATCTCTTCTCTAGATTTTAATCTTAATTTCAAAAAATTAATTCCTTTCCTTAATCATTTCTATCATATTAATATAAAGCTTACCTGCATTAATTTCATGAAAAGAACGAGACATTAAAATAGACTCACGTCCATCTTCAAATTGCCCTAAATAAAGATAATTAATTCCACGCTTTAAATATATTTTTGCTATATCCTCACATTCGTCTAAAGTCATTTTATTTTTATCATCAAGAGTGAAAGGTAAAAAAGAAACTGTTTTATCAAAATATTCTTCAGCTGCTTTGTAATCTTTTTGATAAAACTTTAAAACTCCAAGATTATAATAAACCCCATATAAATACTTTCCCACTTGATTATCATAAATTACTTTCTCTGCAACATATAAATCCTTTTTAAGGAAAAAATAATAAAACCTATAGAAATAATACCAATCTTGAACTTCATCAATAGGATTATAAATCTTAAAAAATAAATCTAAATCTCTTAGATCAGAATAAAGAAGCAAATTCCATGCTAAAAGCTGAGCAATATCTGCACTATAATTTGATCTATAAAATAAACGCCATAAAAAAGATTTTTTAGCTTCATAATTGAAATTAGAATAATTCAATACAAAATTAAGTTTAAAAAACAAAGGACTATTCTTATATTTTTTTACAATCTCACTTGCATTAAAACAATCACCAGCTTCAAAATAAGTATTGGCTAAATAATAACTCATTATTTCATCACCTTTAAACCTTTCATTAGCTTTATTCAAATAAATAATAGCTCGTTTAAAGTCATTTTCTTTTTTAGCAATAAATGCCAGTCCAAGATATACCATCATGCTATAATCAGGAAATTCAGTATAAAGTCTTAAATATTCAATTTTAGCATTATGAATATCACCCTTCTTTAAATAAGCATCGGCCAATAAAAACATTAAACTCGGTTCACTATTATTATTAATAAGTTTAAGATTGAAAATGGTAAAATCTAAATTGCCAAGACCATAAGAAATATAAGCAAGCTCTCTTGCAAAATTTTTATCTTCATTTATCTTTGAAAGTATTCTTTTGGCAGAATCAAAATCCTTTCTTTCTATATATAATAGCATTGCATTAATTAAAAAGGCATTATTATTAAGACTTAAACCTATAGTCTCAAAAATCATCGGGTCTTTTTCTTTTTCTATTCTAATTAAAAAATTTTTAGTATCTTCTACATCATAACTTAAAGTCAATCTTTTAATAAAAGCCTCATCGTACAAATTTTTATATTCTTCATATCCCATAAGGTACTGCTTTGCAACATTATAAGCCTCTAAAATATCACCTACTTTAAGTTTAGAATGTACTTCAAGTGCTCTGAGTTTTAAATTCCCTGGCAAATTCTTAACCCCTATATTTAAAATATCTCTCATCAACAGATAATTATCAACTTTCATAGAATAAAGTCTTGCCCTTTTAATAAGAGAAAGCCAATTATATTCAGTATCAGCATAATAAGAACACAACTTGATTGCCTTTTGAGCACCATCTAAATTTTCCTTTAAAAAATAATCATCAACTTCTGCAATAAGCTCATTAAAGTCCCGTTTACCCTTCAAAAGATATAAAACATATGGATTAAAATTTAAATAAATAAAAACTGAAGCACAAAAAACAAAAAATACAATAAAAAATAAAAATACTTTATTTGCTTTCAAAATAGTTCTCCATTTTTTTTAACAAAGCATCAAGTATACCATTAATAAATTTATAAGAATTTTTACTACCATATTTTTTGGCAATCAAAATAGCCTCATCTATTATAAACCTTCTTGGAACCTCTTCTAAATCTTGAAATTTAAGTGAATACACACTCATTCTCAATATAGCAAGATCAACTTTATCCATCCGATCTAAACGCCAATTAAAAGAAATATCAGAAATCAATTTATCAATAGATTCTAAATTATCACAAGTACCATTAACTAAAAAAGAATAAAATAATTTTAACTCTTCTTCTAAATCAATCCCATGATCTTCAAGACCAAAAATATCATAAATATTATCTCTTGCCCTACAATTAATATCAATACTGTAAATCTTTTGAAAAGCTAATACTCTAGCTTTATGCCGAATTAAATCCATAGCCTATTATAAATGTTCTTTTTCTTACTTCAAACTAGAATCTAAAATTTGTATACTAGCAGATTTATTTAGCTTATCATAAAGCTCTTGTTGTATTTTAGCAATAATTTTTTGTTGATCCAAATTAATCATATTATTCTTTATAAGATCCTTAACAGTCATATCTACATTAGGAGATACCTTATCTTTAATATCTAAAAATCTCTGCGAATAAGTTTCAGTAACTTTCACTATATGAAAACCTTCTTTTGATGGTATTGGTTGAGAAATATTCCCCTTATTAAGCATAAAAACTTCTTTAATAAAATCTAGGCCAAGAACATTTTGTACTCTTTGATCTCCTCTTGTCAAAAATCCAAAATCACCATTTTTAGTCTTAGAACCCTCATCATTTGAATATTTTCTAACAGCTTCTTCAAAGGTAATTTTTTTTGATTTTATCTGACTTGCAATATCCTTTGCCTTTGATAGAACTTCTGATCTCTTTTTATCTTTTGAAGAAAAGAAAATATGACTAATTCTTGCTATATCAGGATTAACAAATTTAGTTTTATTAGCTTCATAATACTCAAGTATTTCCTTTTCACTTGGCACCTTTATTTCTGAAAATTTGGGCTGAGCTGTTCTTAAAATCAATTTCTGTGAAGAAAGCGATCTTTTCATTGAAGACAAAAGTTCATTCCAATTAGTACCTTGACTTTCTATAATTTGTTTAAGCTGAGCATCTGCAAGATTTGCAAGTCCAAATTGAGCTTTAATTGTTTGAATAACCTCTTCATCTGCAATTTTAATTCCTTGCTTTAAAGCTTCTTGAGAAAAAAGAATATCAGCTATTAAAATTTGCAAAACTTGCTTTTTTTCAGCATTACTTAAATCTCTACCCTGTGTCTTTTTTAATGTATCTAATCTAGAATCAAATTCTGTTTTAGTAATAATTTGATTACTATGCAAATTGATAATTACAATAGGAGTGTTTTGAGCAAAAGAAGTCATTCCTACAAAAAAAAATAACAGAAAACATAAAAAATTACTCATAAAAATCACCTTTATATCGATAACCGATTTAAATTACTATTACTTAATCAAATTTTAACAAAACATTAAATTTAAATCTAGTTTAAAATCAATAACATTTATCTATATTTATCTATATAAGAAAGCTGCTATACCTTGTCCACCACCAATACAAAGGGATACTATTCCTTTTGATTTGTCATTCATCCTCATAAGACGTGCAAGAGTTAATAAAATTCTTGAGCCACTAACTGCAAATGGATGACCCAATGCAATAGCTCCTCCATGAACATTAACAATATTATTATTTATACCAAATTTTTGATTTAAAGCTTTTAACACACTTAAAGACTGTGCTGCAAAAGCTTCATTTATTTCAATAAAATTAATGTCACTTGGGCTCAATCCAAATTTCTTTATAATCTCCTCAATAGCAAGATAAGCTCCAAATCCCATATAAAGGGGGTTTAATCCTACACTTTTAAAACCACCAATATAAGCTAAAGGTTGTACTCCTAGCTTTTTAACAAAATTCTCACTAGCCAATATTAGGAAACAAGCTCCATCATTTAAACTAGAAGAATTACCAGCAGTAACAGTACCTCCTTCTTTAAATACAGGTTTTAAAGAAGAAAGTTTCTCTAAACTTAAATTATCACGTATTTCTTCATCACTACGTATAACATGTTGAAGTTTTAGCTTCTTATCGAAAACTGAAAGTGGATATATTTCATCATCAAAATATCCGATATCTCTTGCTGAAATCGCTTTCATATGAGAATCATACGCAAACTGATCTTGCATTTCCCTAGTAATTTCATACTTTTCTGCTAAATTTTCTGCTGTAAGTCCCATTACAGTACTACTTGGAGTATCAATTAATGCATCTTTATATATTGAGTCTTCCATTTTAAAGTCACCAAACCTTAAACCATTAAATCTAACAACCCTTGGTAAAAGATAAGGCGCATTACTTAAATCTTCTATACCACCAGCCAAAATAATATCACTATTACCAAGAGCAATAGAGTTAAAAGCAAGTTCCAAAGATTTAAGTCCAGAACCACAAACTTTGTTTACAGTGAAAGCAGGTATCATTTCATTTAAACTGGCTTTTAAAGTAATTTGCCTAGCAATATTTTGCCCAAGTCCTGCTGAAATGACATTTCCAATAATAACCTCATCAACTCTATCAATACCATTTTTATTAAGCAAAGCCCTAATAATATCTGCAGATATATCAATAATATTGAGTCCCTTTAATACTCCCCCAAATTTAGTAATCGGAGATCTAAGTCCATCAAGAACTGCTATTTTTTCCATGCTTAACCTCAAAAAATAATTTTAAATTAAAAAAATACCAAAATATAGTTATAAAAATCAAATATGAAAAGTATCACAAATAATCTTATAAAAAGAATATCATTTATAGCATAAATTATTGAACCTATATTAAATAAAATGATACATTAATTAAAAAAAGATATATGTTATTAATATAGTTTAATTAAATGTATTTAGGCAAACTTCATTTCAATATAATCATTATAATGCTAGCAGTAAACTCTTATGGCTACAATTACTTAATAAAATATCAAAATGACGGAATTGATAAATACTATTTTAATAACTTGAATGATTGTATGGGATTTGCATTTATCGACTTTTTCGACGATCTAAGAAGCGGGACTTTAACATTTAAATACGAATCAAAATATAACTTTACAATAAATACAGAAGCACATATGTTAACTTTTAGAGGAGATCAAGATAATCCTGAAGAACTAAGAAAAAGAATAGATCTTTTTGAAATTGATTTTATGTATTATTTTTCATATTTAATACAATCAGAAAAACAATATCTTGGCAACATTGATATTGGAATTGGTATGAAAAATTTAATTTACGGAAACTGGGGTGGAGCACTAGCACAATCATCAGTGCATTTTGTCTTAAGACAATTACGACCAATTCCTATAAATTATGATAATTATAATTACAGAGGTTTTCTAAGTGCAGCAATAAACTATTCATATATGAAATTTTTAAACATCGAAAATTATATAGATCTATCTTATTTTGCAGATTATTTTTTCAAAACAAGTATTGCAATAAATTTTAGAAACGAATTTATAGGCATTGAAGCACAAATATTCTATCAAACTCAAAATAAAATAAAAGATATAGAAATCTACTCAAAAATACAAGAAGCAGAAACTGGTATTGGAATTCAATATAGACTTCACTCTAAAAATTTTTTCACAATAAATAATCTCAATTTATTCAATTTTTCAAGTAAGGAGAAATTTTTTAGCGTAGGAGGATTTGGTCTAATTTTCACTAAAGAATATGAAAACACATCGGAAAATAGTCTATATACTTTAAATCATAATTTTTCTCTTGGATACGATATCATGAGCCCATTACAAACTAGAAATTCAATATACTATAAAATCATGCCTCAATTAAAATACTATTTTGCAATAGCAACAAATTATGATCTTAATTTAGTTCATATCAATAGTCGTACAAATAGATTTTCATCCGGATTTATATATGAATTCTTTACAAAAGATCCCTTAACATTATACATATCTTGTGGAATAGCCTTATCTCATAATAGAGATAACAAGGATATAAAATCTATTTATAGACCAAAAAAAATAAAAGATACAATACAAACAGGATTTGAAATTGAACCTGGAATATCAGTAAAAACAATAAAATATAACAAAATAACTTATAATATAAAAATATTTACTAAAATAACTTATTCTCCAATTGTATATAACATAAATAATAATACTCTAGAAGAACAAAGATTAACTCTTAACTATTTTGGAATAGGCATAGAAATCAAAACATAATACTTTACATTAAAAGCAAATAATCTACTTTAAAAATATAACCTATACTAAAGCTAATAATTACGTTCATGTTCTTTATTAACAAATTTAACAACATGCGGCAAAAATAATATATCAGCCCTTCCTGTTGGCCCATTTCTATGCTTAGCAACAATAACCTTTGTATCAATAGCACTTGCAACTGATTCATCCTCAGAACCACTTTTTAAATCCTTATCTCTATGAAGTAAAATAACAACATCTGCATCTTGCTCTAATGCTCCAGATTCTCTTAAACTAGCAAGATTAGGTTCTCGCCCCTCAGTATCTCTTGTCAGCTGAGAAAGGGCAACAATGGGAATCTTAAGCTCTCTGGCAAGTTCTTTGAGTGATTTACTAATTGAGGCTACCTGTTCGTGCCTTGGAATATTTTTAGCTTCAAGAGAAATAAGACTAATATAATCAACAAATATTATGTCTATATCAGAAAACCTCTTAAGTTTCCTAGCCTGAGTTGCAAGTGTTAATAAGCTAATATTAGCAGTATCTTCAATATAAAGCTCAGCATTACTAATATCACTTACAGCATCATTGAGCGCCTTAATTTCATGACCTGACAAAATACTATTCTGAATTTTAAAGCTATCAATATTAGCTTGAGATGCTATTATTCTTTTAATTAAGGCATCAGAAGTCATTTCAAGAGAAAAAAACCCTACTTTCCATCTCTTATCATGCTTTAATGCAATACTTGAGGCAATATTGAGTGCAAATGCAGTCTTACCAATACTAGGACGAGCACCAATAATAATAAAATCACTATCTCTAAAACCCCCAATAAGACTATCAACCCTTTTAAACCCACTTGGAATTCCAAAATTAGCCTCTCGTCTTTTCATGCTCCTCTCATATATTTCAGCATGTACTCTTTCAGCAATAACTTTTGCATGATTAAGATTTTTACTAGAATAATCTAGTTCAATTGAAAGAATCTGTCTTTGGGCTTCTTCTACAAATTGATCAACTTTTTTCGTAGAATCATTTGCCAAATCATTGAGTTCTCTAGAAATTTTAGAAATATCTCTTCGAATACGATGCTCTTTAACGATTTTTGCATAAACATTTATGGTTTTATCAGTTGGAAGATATCCTGAGAGAAAATTCAAGTAATCTTGCAATCCTGTTAAAGCTTTAAAATTATTTAAAAGCTGTGACTTAGGTGTAAGGGCAGATACCTCTTCAAATACAGTTATTGGATCAATGTTTTCCCTTTTCTCATAAAGAGAAATCATAGCCCTAAAAATCATTTCATGATTTTGATTATAAAAATCATCTGGCTTTAGATATAAAGATGCTTCTTCAACTTTTTCTGGATTGTAAAATATACTTGAAATAACTGCCTTTTCTGCACCTTCGTTAAAAAGAAGGGTAGAGGCTGCACTTACTGAAGTAAAAGCCACAAGCTATACCTTACCACCTTATTACCTCTATTTTCCTTAAATTTCCTTTTCAATACTTTTAGAGTGTTTAAGAGAATCTTTTTTATCTTCTCTTTTTACTTCAACTTTAATTATAGTACTAATTCCTTCATAAAGCTTGATAGTAACATCATAAATCCCAAAAGACTTTAATGTACCATGATGTATATCTATTTTTCTTCTCTCGATCTCAAAACCAAGTTTTAAAAGTTCTTCGGAAATATTTAAGCTATTAATACTATGAAATAACTTGTCACTATCATTAGACTGCATGACAAATTCCAACTTAATCCCATCAAGCTTTCCCTTAAGTTCAAGAGCCATTTTTTGTCTTATTTCTTGTCTCTTAAGTATTGCTCTCTTTTTTTGATTAAAAATATCAATATTATGTTTATTTGAAAAAACAGCAAAACCTTTTGGCAATAAATAATTTCTTGCAAAGCCATCTTTCACATCAACAATATCACCTTCTTTTCCAATGTTAATAAGATCTTCTTTTAATATTACTCTCATAATATCTCCCTAAATTACTTCTTTACAAAAGGAAGCAAAGCCATATATCTAGCTTTCTTAATCTCTAATGCAAGACACCTTTGATGCTTAGCAGAAGTACCTGTAATTCTTCTAGGTAATATTTTCCCTTGATCAGTAATAAATTTTTTAAGGAAATCGAAATCTTTATAATCAGGAACTTTATCTATATCACAAAACTTACATGTTTTTTTCTTAAAAAACCTAAAATTAGGATTTTTTTTAAAACCATCTTGATGTCCATCAGTTCTTGAATCTCTCTGACTAGAATCTACATCTTTATACATAAAATTAAACTCCTAAAAAGGTATATCCTCATTAAAATCATTATC is a genomic window containing:
- the asnS gene encoding asparagine--tRNA ligase: MYKSIKEILSNPKVDSKITVQGWIRTKRSNGKISFVEINDGSNIKGIQAVIDQENIQFEEKELKKLTTGASISLTGILILSPAKGQTYEIKTTNFNVIGASDQETYPLQKKRHTFEFLREIPHLRIRTNTFGAVARIRNQLSYKIHEYFQNNGFLYINTPIITSNDGEGAGEIFRVSTLNLNNIAKGQEVNFKDDFFGKQAFLTVTGQLHGEAYAMALSKIYTFGPTFRAENSNTTRHASEFWMIEPEMAFFTLEDNITLAEDFLKYILRETLNNCSQDMEFFDNFIEKGLIKKIENVINSNFEVITYTQAIKRLENATKQFEIRPYWGMDLQTEHERYLTEEIIKKPTIVIDYPKKFKAFYMKINEDNQTVKGMDILVPRIGEIIGGSEREDNLEKLNQRIKELNLEVETLNWYLDLRRFGSTPHSGFGLGLERLIQYTTGIANIRDVIPFPRTPKTLYF
- a CDS encoding phosphoribosyltransferase, producing MKKFISYEEIRINGLKLAYKIYKDGFIPDIMYVSLRGGAYLGNIISEFFKFIKLEKPLLYAAVVARSYDVSNHQKEIMIDGWTYDPKYLRAGDKVLFVDDIFDTGRTIIYLRDEVLKRGIDSKNVKIAVYDYKDRRCVDCKPDYYVNKYSTEDDINTWIHYSNHELIDLTENEYKLSFTNLDDELNDILKFLSKNFSLH
- a CDS encoding trypsin-like peptidase domain-containing protein, giving the protein MKKNFISVFFASLLALATGFFVGIYYLGFDKNTIVFAQEKGKHAVQSLQESFKSASKNILPSTVAVYATGIAKVKDPFNFLFFFDMPGLNVERKTHRVGSGVVIGKDSKKSNLFYALTNSHIVDDANEFEIITYVDKTYKAKLVGMDDKKDVALISFEASDTDIKVAELGDSDELEVGDWVIAVGHPHNFSFSVTAGIISGLHRSANPNLKGRNSFIQTDAAINRGNSGGPLVNMNGEVIGINTWISSPSGGSVGLGFAIPINNAKSVIDILMSGKKSESAWMGVSLHYGKNKDPEFLKSLGYEDDSISAAVITGIYEKTSAFIAGLKPGDVISKINGVKMNFSYDVRQYINDFYAQEKIKIEILRGKEKKDIDIELSAKPKVNNEKGIIPNVKLIPGFTVYPLTNEVRIQLGLRNWINGVVIDSIDSSLGENPQILTGDVITAVNSNSIKSIRDFYDAVELKKKNNYSLLRAGKTMKVSF
- the map gene encoding type I methionyl aminopeptidase — encoded protein: MKLRLKSREEINKIRASAVLLAQTFLEIEKNIVPGISTMALDKIASDFITKNGGKSAFKGYNGFRGTICASVNEEVIHGIPGARKLKEGDVISIDCGVILNGFYSDMAKTFRIGKVSSEVDKLLEVGEISLYKGISEMKVGNRILDISRAIENYIKPFGFGIVREYTGHGVGFALHEEPSIPNYYEPFFKNIRIQEGMVLAIEPMVNLKGHKVSIKNDGWTVFASDFSYSVHFEHTVAVVDGKPLILSKI
- a CDS encoding tetratricopeptide repeat protein codes for the protein MKANKVFLFFIVFFVFCASVFIYLNFNPYVLYLLKGKRDFNELIAEVDDYFLKENLDGAQKAIKLCSYYADTEYNWLSLIKRARLYSMKVDNYLLMRDILNIGVKNLPGNLKLRALEVHSKLKVGDILEAYNVAKQYLMGYEEYKNLYDEAFIKRLTLSYDVEDTKNFLIRIEKEKDPMIFETIGLSLNNNAFLINAMLLYIERKDFDSAKRILSKINEDKNFARELAYISYGLGNLDFTIFNLKLINNNSEPSLMFLLADAYLKKGDIHNAKIEYLRLYTEFPDYSMMVYLGLAFIAKKENDFKRAIIYLNKANERFKGDEIMSYYLANTYFEAGDCFNASEIVKKYKNSPLFFKLNFVLNYSNFNYEAKKSFLWRLFYRSNYSADIAQLLAWNLLLYSDLRDLDLFFKIYNPIDEVQDWYYFYRFYYFFLKKDLYVAEKVIYDNQVGKYLYGVYYNLGVLKFYQKDYKAAEEYFDKTVSFLPFTLDDKNKMTLDECEDIAKIYLKRGINYLYLGQFEDGRESILMSRSFHEINAGKLYINMIEMIKERN
- the nusB gene encoding transcription antitermination factor NusB; the protein is MDLIRHKARVLAFQKIYSIDINCRARDNIYDIFGLEDHGIDLEEELKLFYSFLVNGTCDNLESIDKLISDISFNWRLDRMDKVDLAILRMSVYSLKFQDLEEVPRRFIIDEAILIAKKYGSKNSYKFINGILDALLKKMENYFESK
- a CDS encoding peptidylprolyl isomerase; this translates as MSNFLCFLLFFFVGMTSFAQNTPIVIINLHSNQIITKTEFDSRLDTLKKTQGRDLSNAEKKQVLQILIADILFSQEALKQGIKIADEEVIQTIKAQFGLANLADAQLKQIIESQGTNWNELLSSMKRSLSSQKLILRTAQPKFSEIKVPSEKEILEYYEANKTKFVNPDIARISHIFFSSKDKKRSEVLSKAKDIASQIKSKKITFEEAVRKYSNDEGSKTKNGDFGFLTRGDQRVQNVLGLDFIKEVFMLNKGNISQPIPSKEGFHIVKVTETYSQRFLDIKDKVSPNVDMTVKDLIKNNMINLDQQKIIAKIQQELYDKLNKSASIQILDSSLK
- a CDS encoding thiolase family protein, with the protein product MEKIAVLDGLRSPITKFGGVLKGLNIIDISADIIRALLNKNGIDRVDEVIIGNVISAGLGQNIARQITLKASLNEMIPAFTVNKVCGSGLKSLELAFNSIALGNSDIILAGGIEDLSNAPYLLPRVVRFNGLRFGDFKMEDSIYKDALIDTPSSTVMGLTAENLAEKYEITREMQDQFAYDSHMKAISARDIGYFDDEIYPLSVFDKKLKLQHVIRSDEEIRDNLSLEKLSSLKPVFKEGGTVTAGNSSSLNDGACFLILASENFVKKLGVQPLAYIGGFKSVGLNPLYMGFGAYLAIEEIIKKFGLSPSDINFIEINEAFAAQSLSVLKALNQKFGINNNIVNVHGGAIALGHPFAVSGSRILLTLARLMRMNDKSKGIVSLCIGGGQGIAAFLYR